In the Elizabethkingia bruuniana genome, GCTCCTTCAATGACTTTTAGCTCGGAGTTCTTTGCCCACTTATGTAACAGCTCAGCTTCTTTTATCTTTACTGCTTCATCTTCGGTCCCATGAACAATCAGATAAGGCTTTTGAAGATTCTGTGCTGCTTTTTGTATATCTAATTCAGATTCATTTTCCCGGAAGTTTTCATAAAATTGCCAATAATGCGGCATTTCCTGCTTTGTTCTCCCATTAGTTACATAGAAAACTCCATTTTCTCTGTATCGTTCCAGTCGATCATTTTTCGGGAATCGGGTTACAAAATTATTAACCCCAGCCAGTGTAATCAATGCTTTAACTTTAGGATCCCTTTGCGCCTGCAAAACAGTATCGCCACCACCCCTGCTGTGCCCCATAATGGCAATCTTTTCGGAATCCACCTTAGGATGATTTTCAAAATAATCGATAACCGCCTGATAATCGGATAACTCTTTTGTATAGTTATTATTTCCAAAAGCTTCCAGATCACCAAAATTTTCCGGATCATTTATGGTTGTTCCATTATGTGAAAAGTTGAATTTAACAAAGAAATATCCAGCCTTTGCAAATGCTTCTGCCATTAGCCCCCAGGTTCCCCAATCTTTGTAGCCTTTATAACCATGTGCAAAGATTATTAAGGGCAACTTCCCTTCAGTTTCCGGGTAATAAGCATCTGCCAGAAAGCTCTTAGTTTCGGGGTTTTCTATAAGGATATTTTTTTCTGTTATGATGTTCATTTTTATTTTTAAAGTTAAACAATGAATTCCATCTAAAAAAGAAAGCTGCCCTTTAAAAGAGCAACTTTCCGTTTA is a window encoding:
- a CDS encoding alpha/beta hydrolase family protein, coding for MNIITEKNILIENPETKSFLADAYYPETEGKLPLIIFAHGYKGYKDWGTWGLMAEAFAKAGYFFVKFNFSHNGTTINDPENFGDLEAFGNNNYTKELSDYQAVIDYFENHPKVDSEKIAIMGHSRGGGDTVLQAQRDPKVKALITLAGVNNFVTRFPKNDRLERYRENGVFYVTNGRTKQEMPHYWQFYENFRENESELDIQKAAQNLQKPYLIVHGTEDEAVKIKEAELLHKWAKNSELKVIEGADHVFGGREPWNSDALPEDLEKVVNYSTEFLNNSL